From a single Vibrio chagasii genomic region:
- a CDS encoding AraC family transcriptional regulator has product MDLLSQLMEHFSIRTGVFYSGHLCGVSSFNAQEGKEGHLHVLSAGELTLSSAHGEHRQLSQPCIVYLPNSTPHAIEGVGEGAELVCANVEYRSGQMNPLLAALPDVIVIPFEDAPNVMPVIEVLFRESSQASSGQQYLMDKLSDALMALIFRHLIEHQQIDQGVFSALAHPRLAPVVTAIHLMPARHFSIAQMASLAAMSRTQFIEAFKREVGETPGDYVQKWRVSVAQSLLLQNKPINWVADEVGYNSYSGFARAFQHVTGMSPRLWLKQNVA; this is encoded by the coding sequence ATGGATCTGCTGTCACAGTTGATGGAACACTTCTCGATACGTACCGGTGTTTTCTATTCAGGGCACTTGTGTGGCGTCTCATCATTTAATGCACAAGAAGGGAAAGAGGGACACCTACACGTATTGAGTGCGGGGGAGCTGACCTTGTCTAGTGCTCATGGGGAGCACAGGCAGCTTTCACAGCCTTGTATCGTCTACTTACCTAATAGCACGCCTCATGCAATAGAAGGTGTGGGAGAGGGCGCTGAATTAGTGTGTGCAAACGTCGAATACCGATCAGGGCAGATGAACCCATTGTTGGCTGCATTGCCTGATGTGATTGTGATTCCGTTTGAGGATGCTCCGAATGTAATGCCGGTGATTGAAGTGCTGTTTAGAGAGTCGAGCCAGGCATCATCGGGTCAGCAATACTTAATGGATAAGTTGAGTGATGCGCTAATGGCTTTGATTTTTCGGCATCTCATAGAGCACCAGCAAATCGATCAAGGCGTGTTCTCTGCGCTTGCTCATCCGCGACTTGCTCCGGTGGTGACTGCTATTCACTTGATGCCCGCTCGACACTTTTCTATCGCTCAAATGGCTTCTTTGGCTGCGATGTCTCGAACTCAGTTTATTGAAGCGTTCAAGCGGGAGGTTGGCGAAACCCCAGGTGACTATGTTCAAAAGTGGCGGGTTTCTGTGGCTCAATCGTTGCTGTTGCAAAACAAGCCCATCAACTGGGTCGCGGATGAAGTGGGGTACAACAGCTATTCTGGTTTTGCTCGTGCGTTTCAACATGTAACCGGAATGTCGCCGCGGTTATGGCTAAAACAGAATGTGGCGTAA
- a CDS encoding alpha/beta hydrolase: MSDKIYFNTSNKFSFKRSLIGATTNLHYILAPSHAKKTARKLLLTPMRTEQKNADPQGLIKSEIKGRDGVLKTYSLGAGPVWVLTHGWSGTASQFFPLMEHIAAKGYTALAYDHPAHGGSDGVHGHIPAFVNGLEAILDSVGEVAGLVGHSMGTASALECKHAKLENKPLLLIAPVLDYLDNLFGSVARSGYSMKLFEAVVGEVEEQFNYPIQSVDPYGKLALRQSQTIIVHDEQDKFTKFDVSQRAANEMERVTLIATQGQGHGRVMKCPQVFESFDALIG; the protein is encoded by the coding sequence ATGAGTGACAAAATCTATTTTAATACATCGAACAAATTCAGCTTTAAGCGTAGCCTGATTGGTGCAACCACCAATCTACATTACATCTTAGCGCCGAGCCATGCGAAGAAAACCGCGCGTAAACTGCTGCTTACGCCAATGCGAACTGAGCAAAAAAATGCGGATCCACAAGGGCTGATCAAGAGTGAAATTAAAGGCCGCGACGGTGTGTTAAAAACTTACTCTTTGGGTGCAGGCCCAGTTTGGGTATTAACTCATGGCTGGTCTGGTACCGCGAGTCAATTCTTCCCTTTGATGGAACATATCGCAGCTAAAGGTTATACCGCTTTGGCTTACGATCACCCGGCGCATGGTGGCAGCGATGGCGTGCATGGTCATATTCCGGCGTTTGTGAACGGTCTTGAGGCGATTCTAGATTCGGTGGGTGAAGTGGCAGGCTTGGTTGGTCATAGCATGGGTACCGCTTCAGCGTTGGAATGTAAGCACGCTAAATTGGAAAACAAGCCGCTGCTTCTGATCGCACCTGTATTGGATTACTTGGATAATTTGTTTGGCAGCGTTGCTCGTTCTGGTTATTCAATGAAGCTGTTTGAGGCGGTAGTTGGGGAAGTAGAAGAGCAGTTTAATTACCCAATTCAGTCGGTTGACCCGTATGGCAAGCTTGCGCTTCGTCAGTCTCAGACCATCATTGTGCATGATGAGCAAGATAAGTTTACTAAGTTCGATGTGTCGCAGCGTGCAGCGAATGAAATGGAGCGCGTTACCTTGATTGCCACTCAAGGGCAAGGTCACGGGCGAGTAATGAAGTGCCCGCAAGTGTTTGAGAGCTTTGATGCCTTGATTGGTTAG
- a CDS encoding YjiG family protein yields MSEVKAKKPMVTDIFVEGAKKGWVIATTSTVPNVLMAFVIIKALQITGALDLMGSVFAPIMAVFGLPGEAAAVLIGAWMSMGGAVGVVITLFDQGILNGNHIAILAPAIYLMGSQVQYMGRIMGPIGTEGRYIPVMIAISVLNAFGAMFLMNIIL; encoded by the coding sequence ATGAGTGAAGTAAAAGCAAAGAAACCAATGGTGACTGATATTTTCGTTGAAGGTGCTAAGAAAGGCTGGGTTATTGCGACCACCTCGACAGTGCCAAATGTTCTGATGGCGTTTGTAATCATCAAAGCATTGCAGATTACGGGTGCGTTGGATCTGATGGGCAGCGTTTTTGCTCCAATCATGGCGGTGTTTGGTTTGCCGGGGGAAGCAGCTGCAGTATTGATCGGTGCGTGGATGTCGATGGGCGGTGCGGTGGGTGTGGTAATCACGCTGTTTGACCAAGGTATCTTGAATGGCAACCATATTGCGATCTTAGCGCCAGCTATTTACTTGATGGGCTCACAGGTTCAATACATGGGTCGTATCATGGGACCAATTGGTACCGAAGGTCGTTACATTCCAGTGATGATCGCTATTTCAGTGTTGAATGCGTTTGGTGCGATGTTCCTGATGAACATTATTCTGTAG
- a CDS encoding YjiH family protein — protein sequence MTNPTKTDRKVTIGSYIALAFAVVFFSGLMQSNEWYGVFDFTTLNGSFGKVAYDVSESADGIQAATTSLRGKGGSGARDGFIFALTLIPTVMFALGMINVLEHYGALDAARKLLTPLLRPLMGIPGNSGLALIASLQSTDAGAAMTRQLKDEGHLTKRETDVFTMFQFTAGAAIVNFFSSGAVLFTLTAMDGSLAVTSSIGLAVAVMFIFKFVGANLFRIYLNITEGKEDKPKSDKEQKLEEEVA from the coding sequence ATGACTAATCCAACGAAAACCGATCGTAAAGTCACGATCGGCAGTTACATCGCACTCGCCTTTGCGGTTGTGTTTTTCTCTGGCTTGATGCAGTCCAATGAATGGTATGGCGTATTCGATTTTACGACGCTTAACGGCTCATTCGGTAAAGTGGCTTACGATGTAAGTGAATCCGCTGATGGTATTCAAGCGGCAACCACCTCTTTGCGTGGTAAAGGCGGTAGTGGTGCTCGTGACGGTTTCATTTTTGCTTTGACACTTATTCCGACCGTGATGTTTGCTTTGGGTATGATCAACGTACTTGAGCACTACGGTGCGCTAGATGCGGCTCGTAAACTGCTTACTCCACTGCTTCGTCCGCTTATGGGCATTCCTGGTAACTCAGGCTTGGCACTGATCGCTTCTTTGCAAAGTACCGATGCAGGTGCCGCGATGACTCGTCAGCTTAAAGATGAAGGGCATCTAACTAAGCGCGAAACCGATGTCTTTACCATGTTCCAATTCACAGCAGGTGCGGCGATCGTTAACTTCTTCTCGTCTGGCGCTGTGCTATTTACTCTAACCGCAATGGACGGTTCTCTCGCAGTAACGTCATCTATTGGTCTTGCTGTGGCAGTGATGTTCATCTTTAAGTTTGTGGGTGCCAATCTGTTCCGTATCTACCTCAATATTACTGAAGGCAAAGAAGACAAACCCAAATCAGACAAAGAACAAAAACTGGAAGAGGAAGTAGCATAA
- a CDS encoding AEC family transporter has protein sequence MDTLWEQFAFSASVTGPICLMLFLGVVLKRIGLINDNFIDIASKIVFQITLPAMLFLSIVQSEHNFSASSTLVLFALAANFAFFLIATVSTKLLFRDSKDQGVIIQGGFRANTGIIGLAYVANIYGNQGVALAAIYVASITVLYNIQAVIALTPKGKDTGDKAIQAIAKSITKNPLIIAIFLGVFCYALSIPIPKMVTDAGQYLAKMTLPLALLCTGGSLDISSLKQEKLATWFSSSYRLIASPLLITLAALALGFEGLDLGLIFLMSAAPTAAASYVMARAMGGNATLAANIIALTTLGSLITCTLGIFALTAMDLI, from the coding sequence ATGGACACACTTTGGGAACAGTTTGCGTTTTCAGCCTCAGTGACAGGCCCTATCTGTTTAATGCTGTTTCTTGGTGTGGTGCTCAAACGAATTGGGCTTATCAATGACAACTTCATTGATATCGCTTCTAAGATTGTTTTTCAGATCACCTTACCTGCGATGCTGTTTTTAAGTATCGTTCAATCCGAACATAACTTCTCTGCCAGCAGCACCCTGGTGTTATTTGCTCTCGCTGCTAACTTCGCTTTTTTCCTCATTGCTACCGTCTCGACCAAGCTATTATTTAGAGATTCGAAGGACCAAGGCGTCATCATCCAAGGTGGATTCAGAGCGAATACGGGTATCATAGGTTTAGCGTATGTCGCCAATATCTACGGTAATCAAGGCGTGGCACTTGCGGCGATCTATGTTGCCTCAATTACTGTGCTCTACAATATCCAAGCCGTGATTGCCTTAACCCCTAAGGGCAAAGACACAGGCGATAAAGCCATTCAAGCGATAGCGAAGTCGATAACCAAGAACCCTCTTATTATTGCTATTTTCCTCGGGGTTTTCTGTTACGCACTGTCTATTCCAATTCCTAAAATGGTGACTGATGCAGGGCAATACTTGGCGAAAATGACCTTGCCTCTGGCTTTACTGTGTACCGGCGGCTCATTGGATATCAGCTCTCTCAAACAAGAGAAACTCGCGACTTGGTTTTCCTCAAGTTACCGGTTAATTGCCTCGCCGTTACTTATCACATTGGCAGCATTGGCCTTAGGCTTTGAAGGACTCGATCTTGGACTGATCTTCCTGATGAGTGCAGCACCAACCGCTGCTGCAAGTTATGTAATGGCACGAGCGATGGGAGGAAATGCAACGCTTGCTGCCAATATTATCGCGCTGACCACTTTAGGTTCACTTATCACTTGTACGCTTGGTATTTTTGCACTTACTGCAATGGATTTAATATAG
- a CDS encoding acyltransferase family protein: MSSVQNTPSQRIASIELGRVIAILAIIGLHGQMALTYWQINDVPWIGYILNQTARFAVPLFFLISGYLIQPKLVSSPWETVINYSKPLLKVWVVWSIICLAVPFNLARVEELGYLGERQGYWGFLMSTPLNSFLEGGLVHLWFIPALVFAVLIIALMVEMKLDKLLLPLAVALYIYGVLAGSYASLTGLEAPFFTRNGPFFSTLMVTLGFLIRQHQWKMSSAKALGLIALGMGIHFAEAAWLSKFDIAFNIHDFLFGTALWGMGTFMWLLANPNVGNYGWVRAISNRMLGIYVSHLLIIILLFNVCGVLGITELAKDLTVFFGTVLLSFGLVVAIEKSPLRHVLLR, from the coding sequence ATGTCTTCCGTTCAAAATACGCCTTCACAACGCATCGCCAGTATCGAGTTAGGTCGAGTGATTGCTATCTTGGCGATCATTGGCTTACATGGCCAAATGGCCCTTACTTATTGGCAAATCAATGACGTGCCATGGATTGGTTATATTCTCAACCAAACTGCTCGCTTTGCCGTACCTCTGTTTTTCCTAATTTCAGGTTATCTGATTCAACCCAAGCTAGTCTCATCTCCTTGGGAAACCGTCATCAATTACTCGAAACCACTGCTCAAAGTTTGGGTGGTATGGAGCATCATTTGCTTAGCGGTACCCTTCAACCTAGCCAGAGTTGAAGAGCTCGGTTATCTAGGTGAACGCCAAGGGTACTGGGGCTTTTTGATGAGCACACCGCTCAACTCTTTCTTAGAGGGCGGATTAGTGCATTTATGGTTTATCCCAGCTTTAGTTTTCGCTGTTTTGATCATCGCTTTGATGGTTGAGATGAAGCTCGATAAGCTTTTATTGCCTCTCGCAGTTGCACTCTACATCTACGGTGTCTTAGCTGGGAGCTATGCAAGCCTGACTGGACTAGAAGCACCTTTCTTTACCCGTAACGGCCCGTTCTTCAGTACATTAATGGTGACCTTAGGTTTCCTTATTCGTCAGCATCAATGGAAAATGTCGTCGGCTAAGGCGCTAGGACTAATCGCATTAGGTATGGGGATTCATTTTGCTGAAGCGGCATGGCTGTCTAAATTCGACATCGCGTTCAACATCCATGATTTCTTGTTTGGTACTGCGCTATGGGGAATGGGCACGTTTATGTGGCTTCTAGCTAATCCAAACGTGGGCAATTATGGTTGGGTTCGTGCTATCTCAAATCGCATGTTGGGTATCTACGTTAGTCACCTATTAATCATCATCTTGTTGTTTAATGTCTGTGGTGTATTGGGCATTACGGAGCTAGCAAAAGACCTAACCGTATTCTTTGGCACCGTGTTACTCAGCTTTGGATTGGTCGTTGCGATTGAGAAAAGCCCACTGCGACACGTACTGCTTCGTTAG
- a CDS encoding MAPEG family protein has translation MVTALYASLLTLVMLWLSIEVIKQRRKNQVAHADGGVESLQVARSAQSNAMDYIPITVILMALLEFNGANVWLIHVIGVAFVAGRIIHGKSIIARSLKGRKQGMYLTFASMVSLVVLNLLYLPFDKLI, from the coding sequence ATGGTTACAGCGTTATATGCTTCGTTGCTCACTTTGGTCATGTTATGGCTTTCCATTGAAGTGATTAAGCAAAGGAGAAAGAATCAAGTCGCACACGCAGATGGTGGTGTTGAATCGTTACAAGTGGCTCGTTCTGCTCAAAGTAACGCAATGGATTATATTCCGATTACCGTGATACTGATGGCGTTGCTAGAGTTCAACGGCGCCAATGTATGGCTGATTCACGTTATTGGTGTTGCTTTTGTTGCTGGCCGTATTATTCATGGAAAAAGCATTATTGCTCGTAGCCTGAAGGGAAGAAAGCAAGGCATGTATTTGACCTTTGCCAGCATGGTGTCTCTAGTTGTTCTAAACTTGCTTTATCTGCCATTTGATAAGCTTATATAA
- a CDS encoding TetR/AcrR family transcriptional regulator — protein MSKGKITKEYILSHAFALASENGLESLTIGELAKQCGMSKSGLFAHFNSKENLQLSVLEYSNAIFTERVIIPARELGDADIEAKLKQLLDNWLGWNHSFQGSCMFIDAWKDAGSETSVIQQALQKTISVWIDYLTIQIAKAVESKQFRADLDPKQATFELYGLYLSANLFYSLRGQQASHTHFWSGVERLIASWKVV, from the coding sequence ATGAGTAAAGGAAAGATAACCAAAGAGTATATTTTGAGCCATGCATTCGCGCTTGCGAGTGAGAACGGGCTTGAGAGTTTGACGATTGGCGAATTAGCCAAGCAGTGTGGTATGTCTAAGAGTGGTTTGTTTGCGCACTTCAACTCTAAAGAGAACCTCCAGCTCTCTGTACTTGAGTACTCCAATGCTATCTTCACCGAGCGAGTCATCATCCCTGCAAGAGAGCTTGGTGATGCTGACATTGAAGCGAAATTAAAACAGTTACTCGATAACTGGTTAGGATGGAACCACTCATTCCAAGGCAGTTGCATGTTTATAGATGCTTGGAAAGATGCAGGCAGCGAAACATCTGTGATTCAGCAAGCGTTGCAGAAAACCATTTCGGTTTGGATTGATTACTTGACGATTCAAATAGCAAAAGCGGTGGAGAGCAAACAGTTTAGAGCCGACCTAGACCCAAAACAGGCAACCTTTGAGTTGTATGGGCTCTATTTGAGTGCGAACTTGTTCTATTCGTTACGAGGCCAACAAGCAAGCCATACCCATTTTTGGAGTGGCGTAGAGCGCTTAATTGCTAGCTGGAAAGTGGTTTAA
- a CDS encoding glycosyl hydrolase family 18 protein: MIRFNTCAASIALALSGTALAAPTAPSIDMYGSNNLQFSKIELAMETTSGYNQMVKYHDKAKVDVKFNQWSGTSGNTYNIYFDGVKVATGPITGSQTTASFEYGQGGLFDMEIEACDETGCSKSAPAKITIADTDGAHLAPLAMNIDPNNKSYNTDPNTVVGTYFVEWGIYGRDYTVDNLPADNLTHILYGFIPICGPNESVKSVGGNSYNALMTACQGVNDYEVVIHDPWAAFQKSFPQAGHEYSSPIKGNYAMMMALKQRNPDLKIIPSIGGWTLSDPFFDFTTKANRDTFVASVKKFLNTWKFYDGVDIDWEFPGGGGAAPELGDPVNDGPAYIALMAELRAMLDELEAENGRTYELTSAIGVGHDKIEDVDYGDAIQYMDYIFAMTYDFYGGWNNVLGHQTALNCGNFMRPGQCDGSGIDENGKPYTGPAYTTDNGIQLLLQQGVPANKLVVGTAMYGRGWEGVLPSTLSDPSDPMTGVGNGKLKGSTAQGVWEDGVIDYKGIKANMLGANNQGINGFEYGYDEMAEAPYVWNRTSGQLITFDDDRSVKAKGAYVRSLGLAGLFSWEIDADNGDILNAMHEGLAGGTTEPVNKKPTASAGADQSVEGPASVSLDGSASKDSDGTIAIYAWSQVSGTAVTLANANAAVASFDVVEVAQQETLTFSLTVTDNEGATSTDTVVVTVNPKDTGPVNTAPVAVVTAPAEVNAGDVVVVDASASSDVDQDTLTFTWDVPAGIDATVQGASVSFVAAEYTQDTILNFSVTVSDGTDSSVAAASVKVLKKTTDGGTCTNAWDSSAVYTGGDQVTQAGKTWEAKWWTKGDDPVNSGEWGVWKEIGPANCAN; this comes from the coding sequence ATGATTCGTTTTAATACCTGTGCTGCGAGCATTGCTCTAGCGCTATCTGGTACAGCATTAGCTGCTCCAACAGCACCTAGCATCGACATGTACGGTTCCAACAACCTACAGTTTTCTAAAATTGAACTCGCGATGGAAACCACTTCTGGCTACAACCAGATGGTTAAGTATCACGACAAAGCAAAGGTCGACGTTAAGTTTAACCAGTGGAGCGGAACGTCAGGAAACACGTACAACATCTACTTTGATGGCGTTAAAGTTGCGACCGGTCCAATCACTGGCAGCCAAACTACAGCTTCATTCGAATACGGTCAGGGTGGCTTGTTTGATATGGAGATCGAAGCGTGTGACGAAACGGGTTGTAGCAAGAGTGCACCCGCAAAGATCACCATCGCCGATACGGATGGCGCACATTTAGCGCCATTAGCAATGAACATTGATCCAAACAACAAGTCATACAATACAGACCCAAACACAGTAGTGGGTACTTACTTTGTTGAATGGGGCATCTATGGTCGTGATTACACAGTCGACAACCTACCCGCTGATAACTTGACCCATATCCTTTATGGCTTCATCCCAATTTGTGGTCCTAACGAATCAGTGAAATCGGTTGGCGGTAACAGCTACAACGCACTCATGACGGCATGTCAGGGCGTCAACGATTACGAAGTGGTAATTCATGACCCATGGGCAGCTTTCCAGAAAAGTTTCCCTCAAGCAGGTCACGAATACAGCTCACCAATCAAGGGCAACTATGCAATGATGATGGCGCTCAAGCAGCGTAATCCAGATCTGAAAATCATCCCTTCAATTGGCGGTTGGACCCTGTCAGACCCATTCTTCGATTTCACCACCAAAGCAAACCGTGACACCTTCGTCGCATCGGTTAAGAAGTTCCTAAATACATGGAAGTTCTATGACGGTGTGGATATCGATTGGGAATTCCCAGGTGGCGGCGGTGCTGCACCAGAACTTGGTGACCCAGTAAATGATGGCCCAGCTTATATCGCACTAATGGCAGAACTGCGCGCAATGCTTGATGAGTTAGAAGCAGAAAATGGTCGTACTTACGAACTCACATCAGCGATCGGTGTTGGTCACGACAAAATTGAGGATGTGGATTACGGTGATGCTATCCAGTACATGGACTACATCTTTGCGATGACTTATGACTTCTACGGCGGTTGGAACAACGTGTTAGGTCACCAGACAGCATTAAACTGCGGTAACTTCATGCGTCCTGGCCAGTGTGATGGCTCTGGCATTGATGAAAATGGCAAACCGTACACAGGCCCTGCTTACACCACTGACAACGGTATCCAATTACTGCTTCAGCAAGGTGTTCCAGCTAACAAACTTGTCGTAGGTACAGCAATGTACGGTCGTGGTTGGGAAGGCGTATTACCATCAACACTTTCTGACCCAAGCGACCCTATGACAGGTGTCGGTAATGGCAAACTGAAAGGCAGCACTGCACAAGGGGTATGGGAAGATGGCGTTATCGACTACAAAGGCATAAAAGCGAACATGCTTGGCGCCAACAACCAAGGTATCAATGGCTTCGAATATGGCTACGACGAAATGGCAGAAGCGCCATACGTTTGGAACCGTACTTCAGGTCAGTTAATCACATTTGATGACGACCGCTCAGTTAAAGCAAAAGGTGCGTACGTGCGTAGCCTTGGCCTTGCGGGTCTGTTCTCTTGGGAAATTGACGCGGATAACGGCGACATCCTAAATGCAATGCACGAGGGTTTAGCAGGTGGCACTACAGAGCCTGTGAACAAGAAACCAACCGCATCAGCAGGTGCAGACCAATCTGTTGAAGGTCCAGCTTCTGTTTCTCTAGATGGCAGCGCTTCAAAAGACAGCGATGGCACAATTGCGATCTACGCTTGGTCTCAAGTGAGCGGTACAGCAGTAACTCTGGCGAACGCGAATGCCGCGGTTGCAAGCTTCGATGTTGTTGAAGTCGCTCAGCAAGAAACGCTAACCTTCAGCTTAACAGTAACGGACAACGAAGGCGCAACGTCAACGGACACGGTTGTTGTAACGGTAAACCCAAAAGATACAGGTCCAGTTAACACAGCACCAGTTGCAGTGGTTACGGCTCCGGCAGAAGTCAATGCGGGTGATGTTGTGGTCGTGGATGCATCTGCGTCTAGCGATGTCGATCAAGACACACTAACCTTCACATGGGACGTACCTGCAGGTATCGATGCAACCGTACAAGGTGCTTCAGTAAGCTTTGTTGCAGCAGAATACACGCAAGACACTATTCTGAACTTCTCTGTGACCGTGAGTGACGGTACAGATTCATCAGTCGCAGCTGCATCAGTGAAAGTACTTAAGAAAACCACAGACGGCGGTACGTGTACTAACGCTTGGGATTCAAGTGCAGTCTACACTGGCGGCGACCAAGTGACTCAAGCTGGCAAGACTTGGGAAGCGAAATGGTGGACCAAAGGTGATGACCCAGTTAACTCTGGTGAGTGGGGCGTATGGAAAGAGATTGGCCCGGCAAACTGTGCTAACTAA
- a CDS encoding START domain-containing protein produces MILPRILVVGLCLFSALSYATPWQFVKSESGITIHKRNHGNGLVEVRAQMQVATSYSGFLLLLEDSDNVPNWIDNVSHSEVLMQISSNENIVYTQFKAPWPARDRDMVTYSKYEVEDGQFTLAIKDASNYLAKESGYIRINEVDALWVLQPLTNGLTHITYTAYANAGGILPDWLMNRLSANNAFSTFKKLKDQLPKYQGQQHPNLDQ; encoded by the coding sequence ATGATATTACCTAGGATTTTGGTAGTTGGACTCTGTCTATTTTCAGCTCTCTCTTATGCGACTCCGTGGCAGTTCGTCAAAAGCGAAAGCGGCATCACCATTCATAAACGTAACCATGGGAATGGTCTTGTTGAAGTTCGAGCCCAAATGCAGGTCGCAACGAGCTACTCAGGATTTCTCTTGTTATTGGAAGACAGCGATAACGTACCGAATTGGATCGACAATGTGTCGCACAGTGAAGTATTAATGCAGATCTCTAGTAATGAAAATATCGTCTACACCCAGTTCAAAGCGCCTTGGCCTGCTCGCGACCGTGATATGGTGACGTATTCGAAATATGAAGTAGAAGACGGTCAATTCACCTTAGCCATTAAAGATGCATCCAATTACTTGGCTAAAGAGTCGGGGTATATTCGAATCAACGAGGTCGATGCACTTTGGGTTTTACAGCCTCTAACCAATGGCCTGACCCACATCACCTATACGGCATATGCGAATGCCGGCGGTATCTTACCTGACTGGTTAATGAATCGCTTATCCGCCAACAACGCATTCAGTACCTTCAAAAAGCTTAAAGACCAGCTTCCAAAGTACCAAGGGCAACAGCACCCTAATCTCGACCAATAA
- a CDS encoding DNA mismatch repair protein, whose protein sequence is MALRLPPPWMIVLTGLVLNILAIVVSSLVLDKMVVEQAQYRERQQGNVYSIQLAWNTIETLERKRESMLLHMDISTSSNSAVTPELEEAMRGQLGAWVSGEVPEITVENLSQIMMLINQAQQSQRTRIDDFYLDNLTLSELLQALEEQMTLYKNIALFLQIFGLALILARDLARRN, encoded by the coding sequence ATGGCGTTACGCCTTCCTCCACCATGGATGATTGTATTAACAGGTTTGGTGCTGAATATTCTGGCCATTGTTGTGTCGAGCCTAGTGCTCGACAAAATGGTGGTTGAACAAGCCCAGTATCGAGAGCGTCAACAGGGCAACGTGTACTCGATTCAGCTGGCTTGGAACACGATTGAAACCTTAGAGCGTAAGCGTGAATCTATGTTGCTGCACATGGATATCAGTACTTCTTCAAATTCTGCAGTGACACCGGAATTAGAAGAAGCAATGCGTGGTCAGCTTGGTGCGTGGGTTAGTGGCGAAGTTCCAGAGATTACCGTCGAAAACCTTTCTCAGATCATGATGTTGATTAACCAAGCTCAACAATCGCAACGCACACGCATCGATGACTTCTACCTTGATAATCTAACCTTATCTGAACTCCTTCAAGCCCTTGAAGAGCAGATGACCCTCTATAAAAATATCGCGCTCTTTCTTCAGATCTTTGGCTTAGCATTGATTCTTGCGCGTGACCTAGCGAGACGAAATTAA
- a CDS encoding 6-carboxytetrahydropterin synthase, whose amino-acid sequence MNLFVRDLTVIDSSYICEHRGVVGDSWILDVTMSGELNEMSMVLDFSRVKKQIKNLVDQHVDHRLLLPMKNAAIVHQASKPGYAKVDVLRGDKSLHLHCPDEAYCLVDAEAITIESVTAHVYDILRDNLPSNVTGLEITLRHENINGAFYHYTHGLKKHDGNCQRIAHGHRSPVEIVVDGQRDEQRELAFAKRWEDIYLGSKEDQVSVSSLNLSERAQSVNDESHYGFSYTAPQGEFELAIAKSETEILPTDTTVELLAGYIADQVAPSLTENQSLQIVAYEGVGKGAMAFR is encoded by the coding sequence TTGAACCTATTTGTAAGAGACCTTACCGTTATCGATTCTTCATACATCTGTGAACACAGAGGGGTCGTAGGAGATAGTTGGATTTTAGATGTCACCATGTCTGGTGAACTGAATGAAATGAGCATGGTTTTAGACTTTAGCAGAGTCAAAAAACAGATCAAAAACCTTGTTGATCAGCATGTCGATCACCGTTTACTGCTACCAATGAAAAATGCAGCTATCGTGCATCAAGCAAGTAAACCGGGCTACGCTAAAGTCGATGTATTGCGTGGTGATAAGAGTCTTCACTTGCACTGTCCTGATGAAGCTTACTGTCTGGTTGATGCCGAGGCGATCACCATCGAGAGCGTGACCGCACACGTTTACGATATTCTTCGCGACAACCTTCCAAGCAACGTAACAGGGTTAGAGATCACCCTTCGCCACGAGAACATTAATGGTGCGTTCTACCACTATACCCATGGTTTGAAAAAGCACGATGGTAACTGTCAGCGTATTGCTCATGGCCACCGTTCTCCGGTTGAAATTGTGGTTGATGGTCAGCGTGATGAGCAACGTGAGCTAGCGTTCGCTAAGCGCTGGGAAGACATCTACCTAGGCTCTAAAGAAGACCAAGTTTCTGTTTCATCATTAAACCTAAGTGAGCGCGCACAGAGTGTGAATGACGAAAGCCATTATGGTTTTAGCTACACGGCCCCACAAGGTGAGTTTGAGTTAGCGATTGCTAAGAGTGAAACAGAGATCTTGCCAACCGATACCACGGTGGAATTACTGGCAGGCTACATTGCGGATCAAGTCGCCCCAAGTTTGACAGAAAATCAATCACTACAAATTGTGGCTTATGAAGGGGTAGGTAAAGGCGCGATGGCGTTCCGATAA